The following proteins come from a genomic window of Tepidiforma thermophila:
- a CDS encoding MBL fold metallo-hydrolase yields MQISPSVRAVLVPDDNPMHPEFTCIYLVGAPGRQALTIDSGEAIDRYRWFLKGYLAAVEREEIAIAAITHHHADHSGNLKWAKEELGAQVAIPANGRPLLKGRIPRDVQALRDGDIIDLDGGVRVQVLATPGHSVDSLCYYIEEEGVLFTGDTLLGSSTTTVWDLASYRRTLRRLLELPNLRVICPGHGRIVRDPRERLQMYIDHRDMRERQILQVLEGGGALSSWDIMLQLYPDIDPRLRRAADNNVRAHLKQLAEEGRIREYPGIPRRPPSPRAIQRAEEHARQRDLLIAKARKLETQKRREELRRQENPPTAEWKEPPRYELIGTAADAAR; encoded by the coding sequence ATGCAGATTTCGCCGTCCGTCCGCGCGGTTCTCGTCCCCGACGACAATCCGATGCACCCCGAATTCACCTGCATCTACCTCGTCGGCGCACCCGGCCGGCAGGCCCTCACAATCGACTCCGGCGAAGCCATCGACCGCTACCGCTGGTTCCTCAAGGGCTACCTCGCCGCCGTCGAACGCGAGGAAATCGCCATCGCTGCCATCACCCACCACCACGCAGACCACTCCGGCAACCTCAAGTGGGCGAAGGAGGAGCTTGGCGCGCAGGTCGCCATTCCCGCAAACGGCCGCCCGTTGCTCAAAGGCCGCATCCCCCGCGACGTCCAGGCCCTCCGCGACGGCGACATCATCGACCTCGACGGCGGCGTCCGCGTGCAGGTCCTCGCGACCCCGGGCCACTCCGTCGATTCCCTCTGCTACTACATCGAAGAAGAAGGCGTCCTCTTCACCGGCGACACGCTCCTCGGCAGCTCCACCACCACCGTCTGGGACCTTGCCAGCTATCGCCGCACCCTCCGGCGCCTCCTCGAACTGCCGAACCTCCGCGTCATCTGCCCCGGCCACGGCCGCATCGTCCGCGACCCCCGCGAGCGCCTCCAGATGTACATCGACCACCGCGACATGCGCGAACGCCAGATCCTCCAGGTGCTCGAAGGCGGCGGCGCCCTCTCCAGCTGGGACATCATGCTCCAGCTCTACCCCGATATCGACCCGCGGCTGCGGCGCGCCGCCGACAACAACGTCCGCGCCCACCTCAAACAGCTCGCCGAGGAGGGCCGCATCCGCGAGTATCCCGGCATCCCCCGCCGTCCGCCGTCCCCTCGCGCCATCCAGCGCGCCGAAGAGCACGCGCGCCAGCGCGACCTCCTCATCGCCAAAGCCCGCAAACTCGAGACGCAAAAGCGTCGCGAAGAGCTCCGCAGGCAGGAGAACCCCCCGACCGCGGAGTGGAAAGAACCCCCGCGCTACGAACTCATCGGCACCGCCGCCGACGCCGCCCGCTAG
- a CDS encoding GGDEF domain-containing protein produces MNKPPVLNAFLLPPAEQSALGSVETPLAVRLLRPATFAVWLLVFCVQAQTVIARGGGTNWFVLGFTTLLFIVVHLQFWYEESEQGRRFHRAIDRLRGRIYEDEVTGLPNSRHFVFELRRQMMRSVRNGRGFSLALTDITGFETLKNPEERFLPAVARALRHAVGEGDFVAHLQGPIFAAIIADDRIATTAMKADALLPALAACIPNDHATRLTPVVSLTGYEGELEVRDFLRRAQRDLVAARNHEPGASLAVAVRARPQHPAPAENSRSAVA; encoded by the coding sequence ATGAATAAACCGCCCGTCCTCAACGCCTTCCTCCTGCCGCCAGCCGAGCAGTCCGCCCTCGGCTCCGTCGAAACCCCCCTCGCCGTCCGGCTGCTCCGCCCCGCCACGTTCGCAGTCTGGCTCCTCGTCTTCTGCGTCCAGGCACAAACCGTCATCGCCCGCGGCGGCGGCACGAACTGGTTCGTGCTCGGCTTCACCACCCTCCTCTTCATCGTCGTCCACCTCCAGTTCTGGTACGAAGAATCCGAACAGGGGCGCCGCTTCCACCGCGCAATCGACCGCCTCCGCGGCCGCATCTACGAAGACGAGGTCACCGGCCTGCCCAACAGCCGCCACTTCGTCTTCGAACTCCGCCGCCAGATGATGCGCTCCGTCCGCAACGGCCGCGGCTTCTCCCTCGCCCTCACCGATATCACCGGCTTCGAAACCCTGAAAAACCCCGAAGAGCGGTTCCTGCCCGCTGTCGCCCGGGCGCTCCGCCACGCCGTCGGCGAAGGCGACTTCGTCGCCCACCTCCAGGGCCCGATCTTCGCCGCTATCATCGCCGACGACCGCATCGCCACGACCGCCATGAAGGCCGATGCGCTCCTCCCGGCCCTCGCCGCCTGCATCCCCAACGACCACGCCACCCGGCTGACGCCCGTCGTCTCGCTCACCGGCTACGAAGGCGAGCTCGAAGTCCGCGACTTCCTCCGCCGTGCCCAGCGCGACCTCGTCGCGGCGCGCAACCACGAGCCCGGCGCCAGCCTCGCCGTCGCCGTGCGCGCCCGACCACAGCACCCCGCTCCCGCTGAGAACTCCCGCTCCGCCGTCGCCTGA
- a CDS encoding GNAT family N-acetyltransferase codes for MLKGERTILRPMRREYLERLLDFHNDVELQLLGGEDVPVPLTPEHLAERFEALYAGQSPRPSWFAIEVQGGKIIGHCMLRNIDEAARTAELRITIGDRDYINRKYGRDVVRLLLKYAFRLRNLRKIWLAVPASNERARRCFEAAGFAVEGCQRAHTWVDGRYDDRILMAAFREPPAEPAPPAPEEPAAHAPDDA; via the coding sequence ATGCTCAAAGGCGAACGCACCATCCTCCGGCCCATGCGCCGCGAATACCTCGAACGGCTGCTCGATTTCCATAACGATGTCGAACTCCAGCTCCTCGGCGGCGAAGATGTGCCCGTCCCGCTCACCCCCGAGCACCTCGCCGAGCGCTTCGAAGCCCTCTACGCCGGCCAGTCGCCGCGCCCCTCGTGGTTCGCCATCGAAGTCCAGGGCGGCAAGATCATCGGACACTGCATGCTGCGGAACATCGACGAGGCTGCCCGCACCGCCGAACTCCGCATCACCATCGGCGACCGCGACTACATCAACCGCAAGTACGGCCGCGACGTTGTCCGGCTTCTCCTCAAATACGCCTTCCGCCTCCGCAACCTCCGCAAGATCTGGCTCGCTGTACCGGCGTCAAACGAACGAGCCCGCCGCTGCTTCGAAGCCGCCGGGTTCGCCGTCGAAGGCTGCCAGCGGGCCCACACCTGGGTCGATGGACGGTACGATGACCGCATCCTGATGGCCGCCTTCCGCGAACCGCCCGCGGAACCCGCGCCGCCAGCTCCCGAGGAGCCCGCCGCCCATGCCCCGGATGACGCCTGA
- a CDS encoding pyridoxamine 5'-phosphate oxidase family protein yields MPIPKELALTPEELDELMLTTWNMRIATIGPGTRINLTPLWFGWAGGKIYTYCRGQKVENLRRNPTCTVLVDRNERFPELQGAMFQGTGRVLEDAAAEAADPHLEEVRWQMGKKYAGGHGEPAEPRRNDATARGRNWRWVVVTPERVVTWDNFKLPNLRRSRETGA; encoded by the coding sequence ATGCCCATCCCGAAGGAACTCGCACTCACCCCCGAAGAGCTCGACGAGCTCATGCTCACCACCTGGAACATGCGCATCGCCACCATCGGCCCGGGCACCCGCATCAACCTCACCCCGCTCTGGTTCGGCTGGGCCGGCGGCAAAATCTACACCTACTGCCGCGGCCAGAAGGTCGAAAACCTCCGCCGCAACCCCACCTGCACCGTCCTCGTCGACCGCAACGAGCGGTTCCCCGAACTCCAGGGCGCCATGTTCCAGGGCACGGGCCGCGTCCTCGAAGACGCCGCCGCAGAGGCCGCCGACCCCCACCTTGAAGAGGTCCGCTGGCAAATGGGCAAAAAGTACGCCGGCGGCCACGGCGAACCCGCCGAGCCCCGCCGGAACGACGCCACCGCCCGCGGCCGCAACTGGCGCTGGGTCGTCGTCACCCCCGAGCGCGTGGTCACCTGGGACAACTTCAAACTGCCCAACCTCCGCCGCAGCCGCGAAACCGGCGCTTGA
- a CDS encoding lysophospholipid acyltransferase family protein: protein MGISPGTERARELPQRVARPGGGALQYWGWRAAQATIGRTPAPAAYRIASGLGHAAYWLWPRGRRAMRGNFARVLGTAEGGLVDRVARASLAAYFRYLVDFMRLGNGAARLPRVEGERAFAALDRLLERGRGAVIVCMHYGNWDAGAAFAASRGYPLTVVAEGFGDPRLDALVLGTRERLGMQVIRAERAGPSMVRVLKRNGLLALLIDRPVPGEGVEVEFFGETVEVPAGPARLALATGAALVPVAFRRLDANGERMEVVGDFSIVPCDEARPECVRALTQQVMRVHESFIRERPEQWYMFRAFWRREAAAGATGA from the coding sequence ATGGGAATTTCACCGGGGACGGAACGTGCGCGTGAGCTTCCGCAGCGGGTGGCGCGGCCAGGTGGGGGTGCGCTGCAGTACTGGGGCTGGCGGGCGGCACAGGCGACGATTGGGCGGACGCCGGCGCCTGCGGCATACCGGATTGCCAGCGGGCTGGGCCACGCTGCGTACTGGCTCTGGCCGCGGGGCCGGCGGGCGATGCGGGGAAATTTTGCCCGGGTGCTCGGCACGGCCGAGGGCGGGCTGGTCGACCGGGTAGCGCGGGCATCGCTGGCCGCGTATTTCCGTTACCTGGTCGACTTCATGCGGCTGGGAAACGGGGCCGCGCGGCTTCCGCGGGTTGAGGGGGAACGGGCCTTTGCGGCGCTCGACCGGCTGCTGGAGCGCGGACGGGGAGCTGTCATCGTCTGCATGCATTATGGTAACTGGGACGCCGGGGCGGCCTTCGCGGCGTCGAGGGGCTACCCGCTTACGGTCGTGGCCGAGGGTTTCGGCGACCCGCGGCTCGACGCGCTGGTGCTTGGGACGCGGGAGCGGCTGGGCATGCAGGTGATCCGGGCGGAGCGGGCGGGGCCGTCGATGGTGCGCGTGCTGAAGCGGAACGGGCTTTTGGCGCTGCTCATCGACCGGCCGGTGCCGGGTGAAGGGGTGGAGGTGGAGTTCTTCGGCGAGACGGTGGAGGTGCCCGCGGGCCCGGCTCGGCTGGCGCTGGCGACGGGGGCAGCGCTCGTGCCGGTTGCATTCCGGCGGCTGGACGCGAACGGGGAGCGGATGGAAGTCGTGGGCGACTTTTCAATCGTCCCCTGCGATGAGGCGCGGCCGGAGTGCGTCCGGGCGCTGACGCAGCAGGTGATGCGGGTGCATGAGTCGTTCATCCGGGAGCGGCCGGAGCAGTGGTACATGTTCCGTGCGTTCTGGCGGCGCGAAGCCGCGGCAGGAGCGACGGGGGCGTGA
- the gltA gene encoding NADPH-dependent glutamate synthase, whose protein sequence is MANDVARRLAISVQPVPKQDPEERKRNFEETYLGFDLNAARIEASRCIQCPSAPCQEACPVHNDIPGALALIEAGDILGAADKFRETSNLPEMCGRLCPQEKLCEGACVVGFAIRPDGRQEPPVTIGKLEAFCTDYQRQQLGGYPMPRYMPEPTGFKVAVIGSGPAGLAVAEQLADKGHSVTVYEYWPEPGGVLVYGIPNFKMRKNIVDEYIAHLEAMGVRFICNTYVGRDITIDELFQQGFHAVFIGTGAGVGNEMGIEGEDLEGVYSATEFLVRGNLAPEMLPERLRTPLPKLNDVVVIGGGDTSMDCVRTAVRLGAQNVTCVYRRTEAEMLGREEERKNAREEGVRFEMLTLPTRILGDEHGRVRAVECQRMQLGEPDETGRRRPIPVPGSEFVIPADAVVIAIGYGADPVVPQTTSGIRTDRKALIQVDEKGRTTRPGVFAGGDNVNGADLVVTALADGRRAAEAIHEYLMTLPAPRR, encoded by the coding sequence ATGGCCAACGACGTCGCCCGCCGCCTCGCCATCAGCGTTCAGCCCGTTCCGAAGCAGGACCCCGAAGAACGCAAGCGCAACTTCGAGGAAACCTACCTCGGGTTCGACCTGAACGCCGCACGCATCGAGGCCTCGCGCTGCATCCAGTGCCCCTCCGCGCCCTGCCAGGAAGCCTGCCCGGTCCACAACGACATCCCCGGCGCCCTCGCCCTCATCGAAGCCGGCGACATCCTCGGCGCTGCCGATAAATTCCGCGAAACCTCCAACCTCCCCGAGATGTGCGGGCGCCTCTGCCCGCAGGAAAAGCTCTGCGAGGGCGCCTGCGTCGTCGGCTTCGCCATCCGGCCCGATGGCCGCCAGGAGCCGCCGGTCACCATCGGCAAACTCGAAGCCTTCTGCACCGACTACCAGCGCCAGCAGCTCGGCGGTTACCCCATGCCCCGCTACATGCCCGAGCCCACCGGCTTCAAGGTCGCCGTCATCGGCTCCGGCCCCGCCGGCCTCGCCGTCGCCGAGCAGCTCGCCGATAAAGGCCACAGCGTCACTGTCTACGAATACTGGCCCGAGCCCGGCGGCGTCCTCGTCTACGGCATCCCCAACTTCAAAATGCGCAAGAACATCGTCGACGAGTACATCGCCCACCTCGAAGCCATGGGCGTCCGGTTCATCTGCAACACCTACGTCGGCCGCGATATCACCATCGACGAACTCTTCCAGCAGGGCTTCCACGCCGTCTTCATCGGCACCGGCGCCGGCGTCGGCAACGAAATGGGCATCGAAGGCGAAGACCTCGAGGGCGTCTACTCCGCAACCGAGTTCCTCGTCCGCGGCAACCTCGCCCCCGAAATGCTCCCCGAGCGCCTCCGCACCCCCCTGCCGAAGCTAAATGACGTCGTCGTCATCGGCGGCGGCGATACCTCCATGGACTGCGTCCGCACCGCCGTCCGCCTCGGCGCCCAGAACGTCACCTGCGTCTACCGCCGCACCGAAGCCGAAATGCTCGGCCGCGAGGAGGAGCGCAAGAACGCCCGCGAAGAAGGCGTCCGCTTCGAAATGCTCACCCTGCCTACCCGCATCCTCGGCGATGAACACGGCCGTGTCCGCGCCGTGGAATGCCAGCGCATGCAGCTCGGCGAACCGGACGAGACCGGCCGCCGCCGGCCCATCCCTGTCCCCGGCAGCGAATTCGTCATCCCCGCCGACGCCGTCGTCATCGCCATCGGCTACGGTGCCGACCCCGTCGTCCCGCAGACCACCTCCGGCATCCGGACCGACCGAAAGGCCCTTATCCAGGTCGACGAGAAAGGCCGCACCACCCGGCCCGGCGTCTTCGCCGGCGGCGACAACGTCAACGGCGCTGACCTCGTCGTCACCGCACTCGCCGACGGGCGCCGTGCCGCCGAAGCCATCCACGAATACCTGATGACCCTCCCGGCCCCCCGCCGCTAG
- a CDS encoding DUF389 domain-containing protein has translation MPNHTVLPKGRLRAEIFRAARPDLRFRLLVWFSCVIATLGLIADSPAVVIGSMLVAPLLGPIMALGLALLGGARKEPLPPLWALGEGVVAAIVLSYVIAELLRASPFAVLETIPGEVQARTRPNPLDLGIALAGGAIGAYSLVRMRAAEALPGVAIATALMPPLCTIGIGLSLGDRGVWGGAMLLFATNLSAILTAAAVVFLLSGVRHKTPTHPGPRLVVGAVPVVVLGVTLAVLTTRAVQEAREEDHLTAAAREAVVNLFPSGSVEKVSRSSGDDGSVRVRVEAQVDREPTITDAETIQAYLAQRTGKRIQLIFVTTPVLVLDPRNPPPPDVRLLTPTPTPTATSTRTPTPTATPTRTATPPRTGTPGATSSELRTPGPGGGAAGEPGRNASTTPTRSSTPGPTP, from the coding sequence GTGCCGAACCACACCGTTCTTCCGAAAGGCCGACTGCGTGCCGAGATTTTCCGCGCGGCGCGGCCGGACCTGCGCTTCCGGCTTTTGGTCTGGTTCTCGTGTGTGATTGCGACGCTGGGGCTGATTGCGGATTCGCCGGCGGTGGTGATTGGCTCGATGCTGGTTGCGCCGCTGCTGGGGCCGATTATGGCGCTCGGCCTGGCTTTGCTGGGCGGGGCCCGGAAGGAGCCGCTTCCGCCGCTGTGGGCCCTGGGGGAGGGAGTGGTGGCAGCGATCGTGCTGTCGTATGTCATTGCCGAGCTGCTGCGCGCTTCTCCATTTGCCGTCCTGGAGACCATTCCGGGCGAAGTACAGGCGCGGACGCGGCCGAATCCGCTGGACCTTGGCATCGCGCTGGCCGGGGGTGCCATCGGCGCCTACAGCCTGGTGCGGATGCGTGCAGCGGAGGCACTTCCCGGGGTGGCGATCGCGACGGCTCTCATGCCGCCGCTATGCACGATCGGCATCGGACTTTCGCTGGGCGACCGGGGCGTCTGGGGCGGCGCGATGCTGCTCTTCGCCACGAACCTGAGCGCAATCCTGACGGCGGCTGCTGTCGTGTTTTTGCTGAGCGGGGTCCGGCACAAGACCCCGACGCATCCCGGGCCCCGTTTGGTGGTTGGCGCGGTCCCGGTGGTCGTCCTTGGTGTGACGCTTGCGGTTCTGACGACGCGGGCAGTCCAAGAGGCGAGGGAAGAGGACCACCTAACCGCAGCGGCGCGAGAGGCTGTCGTGAACCTTTTCCCGTCAGGCTCTGTAGAGAAGGTGTCGCGATCGTCCGGGGACGATGGGAGCGTACGTGTGCGGGTGGAGGCGCAGGTTGACCGGGAGCCGACCATCACCGATGCGGAGACGATCCAGGCGTACCTCGCCCAGCGGACGGGCAAGCGGATTCAGCTCATTTTCGTCACGACGCCTGTTCTTGTGCTCGACCCGCGCAACCCACCGCCCCCGGACGTGCGGCTCCTGACACCGACGCCGACGCCCACGGCGACTTCGACGCGCACGCCGACCCCCACAGCGACTCCGACGCGCACGGCGACCCCTCCCAGGACGGGGACCCCGGGAGCCACCTCATCGGAGCTGCGGACGCCGGGGCCCGGCGGCGGCGCAGCGGGTGAGCCCGGACGGAACGCGTCGACAACTCCGACGAGGAGTTCGACGCCGGGGCCGACGCCCTAG
- a CDS encoding CBS domain-containing protein, which produces MYGFVSSVLAEKGRHVYTVERSATVAEAVRQMNEKGIGALLVVEGERPVGIFTERDVLRRVVDAGRDPALTRVAEVMTRDPVTISPEWHVEEAMQLMTGRRFRHLPVIEDGRLVGMISIGDLLRWVTIHQEDHIRAMTDYITGRLS; this is translated from the coding sequence ATGTACGGCTTCGTCAGCAGTGTCCTCGCCGAGAAGGGCCGCCACGTCTACACCGTCGAACGGTCCGCCACCGTCGCCGAGGCCGTCCGCCAGATGAACGAAAAGGGCATCGGCGCCCTCCTCGTTGTCGAAGGCGAACGGCCCGTCGGCATCTTCACCGAACGCGACGTCCTCCGCAGGGTCGTCGACGCCGGCCGCGACCCTGCCCTCACCCGCGTCGCCGAGGTCATGACCCGCGACCCCGTAACCATCTCCCCTGAGTGGCACGTGGAGGAGGCCATGCAGCTCATGACGGGCCGCCGGTTCCGCCACCTGCCCGTCATCGAAGATGGCCGCCTCGTCGGCATGATCTCCATCGGCGACCTCCTCCGCTGGGTCACCATCCACCAGGAAGACCACATCCGGGCGATGACCGACTACATCACCGGCCGTCTCAGCTGA
- a CDS encoding enoyl-CoA hydratase-related protein, protein MELKVTRFEVDGPVATITLSRPERLNAWTGRMHTEYRWCLAQADADPAVRVIVVTGAGRGFCAGADARALEGHVEKGGYDPGTPPDIPRPGFGVHPEFDHDFAYHFGLAKPTIAAINGPAAGVGLVLACFCDIRFAAAGAKLTTAHGKLGLPAEYGLSWLLPRLIGLAPAMELLLSSRIFLAEEAERLGLVHRVLPPDELLPAAYEYARTLARTVAPSSLRETRRQVYLDLHRGIGPAVTEARRLLNELTAGPDFREGVAALLEKRDPRFWSPPDRDPGG, encoded by the coding sequence ATGGAGCTAAAAGTCACCCGCTTCGAGGTCGATGGTCCCGTCGCGACCATCACCCTCAGCCGCCCCGAACGGCTCAACGCCTGGACCGGGCGGATGCACACCGAGTACCGCTGGTGCCTTGCGCAGGCCGACGCCGATCCTGCCGTCCGGGTCATCGTCGTCACCGGCGCCGGCCGCGGATTCTGCGCAGGCGCCGATGCCCGCGCCCTCGAAGGACACGTCGAGAAAGGCGGCTACGACCCCGGCACCCCGCCCGACATCCCGCGGCCCGGATTCGGCGTCCACCCCGAGTTCGACCACGACTTCGCCTATCACTTCGGCCTCGCGAAGCCCACGATCGCGGCCATCAACGGCCCCGCCGCAGGCGTCGGCCTCGTCCTCGCCTGCTTCTGCGATATCCGCTTCGCCGCCGCCGGCGCGAAGTTGACCACCGCCCACGGGAAGCTCGGCCTCCCCGCCGAATACGGCCTCTCCTGGCTGCTGCCGCGCCTCATCGGCCTGGCCCCCGCGATGGAGCTCCTCCTCTCCAGCCGCATTTTCCTCGCCGAAGAGGCGGAGCGGCTCGGGCTCGTCCATCGCGTCCTCCCGCCGGATGAGCTCCTCCCCGCGGCCTACGAGTACGCCCGCACGCTCGCGCGCACCGTGGCCCCCTCCTCCTTGCGCGAAACCCGCCGCCAGGTCTACCTCGATCTCCACCGCGGCATTGGCCCTGCCGTCACCGAAGCCCGGCGCCTCCTCAACGAACTGACCGCCGGCCCCGACTTCCGCGAGGGCGTCGCTGCCCTCCTCGAAAAGCGCGACCCCCGCTTCTGGAGTCCGCCGGACAGGGATCCCGGCGGCTGA
- a CDS encoding enoyl-CoA hydratase/isomerase family protein has translation MDHIVVERDGRVAVVTLNRPEVMNALNRQMYAELEQTFRELHRDPDAWCIVLTGAGRAFCSGDDVKQIMLGEQREETVTRLREVKPRPTPAAAAILECDKPVIAAVNGPAVGWGMDLALFADIRIASEQAKFGELFIKRGLVADLGGLWRLPQLVGPSKAAELLFTGDVISAQEALAIGLVSRVVPHEELLPAAMGLARRIAANPPIAMRYMKEGLRRSRHATMDEMGEFIGNALAYLFTTEDHREGALSFVERREPVFKGR, from the coding sequence ATGGACCACATCGTGGTGGAACGGGACGGGCGGGTCGCGGTGGTGACGCTGAACCGGCCGGAGGTGATGAACGCGCTCAACCGGCAGATGTATGCCGAGCTGGAGCAGACGTTCCGAGAGCTGCACCGCGACCCGGACGCCTGGTGCATCGTGCTGACGGGCGCAGGGCGGGCGTTCTGCTCGGGCGACGATGTGAAGCAGATCATGCTGGGCGAGCAGCGCGAGGAGACGGTGACCCGGTTGCGCGAAGTGAAGCCCCGCCCGACGCCGGCGGCCGCGGCCATCCTCGAGTGCGACAAGCCGGTAATTGCGGCCGTGAACGGCCCGGCGGTCGGCTGGGGGATGGACCTGGCGCTGTTCGCGGATATCCGGATTGCGTCGGAGCAGGCGAAGTTCGGGGAGCTGTTCATCAAGCGGGGCCTCGTGGCCGACCTCGGCGGGCTGTGGCGGTTGCCGCAGCTTGTCGGGCCCTCGAAGGCGGCGGAGCTGCTGTTTACCGGGGACGTAATCAGCGCGCAGGAGGCGCTGGCGATCGGGCTGGTGTCGCGGGTGGTTCCCCACGAGGAGCTCCTGCCGGCGGCAATGGGCCTGGCGAGGAGAATTGCGGCGAACCCGCCGATCGCGATGCGCTACATGAAGGAAGGGCTGCGGCGCTCGCGCCACGCCACGATGGATGAGATGGGCGAGTTCATCGGGAACGCGCTCGCCTACCTCTTCACCACGGAGGACCACCGGGAGGGCGCCCTGAGCTTTGTCGAACGGCGGGAGCCCGTCTTCAAGGGGCGGTGA
- a CDS encoding serine hydrolase domain-containing protein: protein MALEQYLAARPEDVGIDSEKLEAVFARAKRDVDDGTLKSAQVAVAREGRLAGVRTFGTVRHEGREEEVPATSDTLYTIFSCTKAIVGAATWALCEDGQLRIEERVAAIIPEFGTNGKDQITVEQVMLHVAGFPYAPFSPLDWDDRERRLQRFASWRLNWEPGTRFEYHATSAHWVLAEIIERRTAKDFRAYIRERVLEPAGVEELYIGLPAEENRRVADVRHLIPPTPPPGGWGEVTPEAILQFNRPEVRAVGVPGGGGIGGAAQLALFYQALVNGGVGPSGRRVLKPETIEWATVVRTKEHHRVPILDYPVNRALTVVVAGDDGFMHLRGFGRTASPRAFGHGGAGGQIGWCDPATGISVGYCTDGFLDEVQQGRRITAISSLAAQCAAE from the coding sequence ATGGCGCTGGAGCAGTACCTCGCGGCGAGGCCGGAGGACGTGGGCATCGACAGTGAGAAGCTGGAGGCGGTGTTCGCGCGGGCGAAACGGGACGTCGACGACGGCACTCTGAAGAGCGCGCAGGTTGCCGTGGCGCGGGAGGGCCGGCTGGCGGGCGTCCGGACGTTCGGCACCGTGCGGCACGAGGGGCGCGAGGAGGAGGTGCCGGCGACCAGCGACACGCTCTACACCATCTTCAGCTGCACGAAGGCGATTGTCGGGGCCGCGACGTGGGCGCTCTGCGAGGACGGGCAGCTCCGGATTGAGGAGCGGGTGGCAGCAATCATTCCGGAGTTCGGCACGAACGGAAAGGACCAGATCACGGTGGAGCAGGTGATGCTCCACGTTGCAGGATTTCCGTACGCGCCGTTTTCGCCGCTCGACTGGGATGACCGCGAGCGGCGGCTGCAGCGGTTTGCGAGCTGGCGGCTGAACTGGGAGCCGGGCACGCGGTTTGAGTACCACGCGACGAGCGCGCACTGGGTGCTTGCAGAGATTATCGAGCGGCGGACGGCGAAGGACTTCCGGGCGTATATCCGTGAACGGGTCCTCGAGCCGGCGGGCGTGGAGGAGCTGTATATCGGCCTGCCGGCGGAGGAAAACCGGCGGGTGGCTGACGTGCGGCATCTCATCCCGCCGACGCCGCCGCCGGGCGGCTGGGGCGAGGTGACGCCGGAGGCGATCCTCCAGTTCAACCGGCCGGAGGTGCGGGCGGTCGGGGTGCCGGGCGGCGGCGGGATCGGCGGAGCGGCGCAGCTGGCGCTGTTCTACCAGGCGCTGGTGAATGGCGGCGTGGGGCCGAGCGGGAGGCGGGTGCTGAAGCCGGAGACCATCGAATGGGCGACCGTCGTCCGGACGAAGGAGCACCACCGGGTGCCGATCCTCGATTACCCCGTAAACCGAGCGCTGACGGTGGTGGTCGCCGGGGACGACGGCTTCATGCACCTGCGGGGGTTTGGGCGGACGGCGTCACCGCGGGCGTTCGGGCACGGCGGTGCCGGCGGCCAGATTGGGTGGTGCGACCCCGCGACCGGGATTTCGGTCGGCTACTGCACCGACGGGTTCCTCGACGAGGTGCAGCAGGGGCGGCGCATTACGGCGATCAGCTCGCTCGCGGCCCAGTGTGCGGCCGAATAG
- a CDS encoding pyridoxamine 5'-phosphate oxidase family protein produces the protein MTPETLAEFLQLPTVGVIATLRRDGMPYTVPVWWLHRDDGIWITGTYNRVWCKHLLRDSRASLCIESGPPLTGHVEFDGRVTPFELPEFDIWPISRLLVEKYIGRGDPANAPAVEAFFANMQTEPRLLFRLQPEVTRAIDMRVYRGKRADREFQQQRTAGA, from the coding sequence ATGACGCCTGAAACCCTCGCCGAATTCCTCCAGCTGCCGACCGTCGGCGTCATCGCCACCCTCCGCCGCGACGGCATGCCGTATACCGTCCCCGTCTGGTGGCTCCACCGCGACGATGGCATCTGGATCACCGGCACCTACAACCGCGTCTGGTGCAAGCACCTCCTGCGCGACTCCCGCGCCTCCCTCTGCATCGAATCCGGTCCCCCGCTTACCGGCCATGTCGAATTCGACGGCCGCGTCACCCCGTTCGAACTCCCGGAGTTCGACATCTGGCCCATCTCCCGGCTCCTCGTTGAGAAGTACATCGGCCGCGGCGACCCCGCCAACGCCCCCGCAGTCGAAGCCTTCTTTGCCAACATGCAAACCGAGCCCCGGCTTCTCTTCCGCCTCCAGCCCGAAGTCACCCGCGCCATCGATATGCGTGTCTATCGCGGCAAACGCGCCGATCGCGAGTTCCAGCAGCAGCGCACCGCCGGTGCCTGA